Proteins encoded in a region of the Perca fluviatilis chromosome 6, GENO_Pfluv_1.0, whole genome shotgun sequence genome:
- the abhd17b gene encoding LOW QUALITY PROTEIN: alpha/beta hydrolase domain-containing protein 17B (The sequence of the model RefSeq protein was modified relative to this genomic sequence to represent the inferred CDS: inserted 1 base in 1 codon; deleted 2 bases in 1 codon) — protein MNHLSLSELCCLFCCPPWGGGGGPGEGGAKLSCLXREPTYSLISDDSGSRWTLHLRSRRAPVRCTRPSGGAIEWRRRPRTTRGNRIACMFVRCSPSARYTLLFSHGNAVDLGQMSSFYIGLGSRINCNVFSYDYSGYGASSGKPSEKNLYADVDAAWQALRSRYGIRPENVIVYGQSIGTVPSVDLASRYESAAVILHSPLTSGMRVAFPETKKTYCFDAFPNIDKISKVTSPVLVIHGTEDEVIDFSHGLALYERCQRPVEPLWVEGAGHNDVELYGQYLERLKQFVAHELVNL, from the exons ATGAACCACCTATCCCTCAGCGAGCTCTGTTGCCTGTTCTGCTGTCCTCcgtggggcggggggggggggcctggAGAGGGGGGGGCTAAGCTGTCCTGCC CGCGGGAGCCCACCTACAGCCTCATCTCCGACGACAGCGGCAGCCGCTGGACG TTGCACCTCCGGTCGCGCCGGGCCCCAGTCCGGTGCACTAGACCCAGCGGGGGCGCCATCGAGTGGCGTCGACGACCCCGCACCACGAGAGGGAACCGCATCGCCTGCATGTTTGTCCGCTGCTCGCCCAGCGCCCGCTACACGCTGCTGTTCTCCCACGGCAACGCAGTAGACTTGGGCCAGATGAGCAGCTTCTACATCGGCCTGGGGTCGCGCATCAACTGCAACGTCTTCTCCTACGACTACTCGGGCTACGGCGCCAGTTCTGGGAAACCCTCGGAGAAGAACCTGTACGCCGACGTAGACGCCGCCTGGCAGGCGCTCCGGTCACG GTACGGCATCCGGCCAGAGAACGTGATCGTGTACGGCCAGAGCATCGGCACCGTGCCGTCGGTGGACCTGGCGTCGCGCTACGAGAGCGCCGCGGTCATCCTCCATTCCCCCCTTACCTCTGGCATGAGGGTGGCCTTCCCCGAAACCAAGAAGACCTACTGCTTCGACGCCTTCCCAAA CATTGACAAGATCTCCAAGGTGACGTCGCCGGTGCTGGTGATCCACGGCACCGAGGACGAGGTCATCGACTTCTCCCACGGCCTGGCGCTGTACGAGCGCTGCCAGCGGCCCGTGGAGCCGCTCTGGGTGGAGGGCGCGGGACACAACGACGTGGAGCTCTACGGACAATACCTGGAGAGACTCAAACAGTTCGTCGCACACGAGCTGGTCAACCTGTAG